A genomic segment from Flavobacterium sp. 9R encodes:
- a CDS encoding RNA polymerase sigma factor, producing the protein MFAPVLYGLCLKYMKNEDDAKDVFQEAFVIAYQKMYQFKFEGSFEGWLKRIFIYKCIETLKKNRKNLFLLDGYDDPIDESFEEEEIDKLSLSEEKLLEYIQDLPDQYRLVFNLYVFEKLKHREISVMLNITESTSKSNLNRAKTYLKRRILAAFNSKTA; encoded by the coding sequence TTGTTCGCTCCTGTTCTTTATGGTCTTTGTTTGAAGTATATGAAAAATGAAGACGATGCCAAAGATGTATTTCAAGAAGCATTTGTAATTGCTTATCAAAAAATGTATCAGTTTAAATTTGAAGGGAGTTTTGAAGGGTGGTTAAAGAGAATTTTTATTTATAAATGCATCGAAACCTTAAAAAAGAACAGAAAAAACCTTTTTTTATTAGACGGATATGATGACCCCATTGACGAAAGTTTTGAAGAAGAGGAAATAGATAAACTTTCACTTAGCGAAGAAAAATTACTAGAATACATACAAGATTTACCGGATCAATACCGATTGGTTTTTAACCTTTATGTTTTCGAAAAACTAAAACATAGAGAGATTTCGGTTATGCTTAACATTACGGAAAGCACTTCGAAATCAAACTTGAATCGTGCTAAAACATATCTGAAAAGAAGAATTTTAGCCGCATTTAATTCTAAAACAGCATGA
- a CDS encoding ectonucleotide pyrophosphatase/phosphodiesterase, translated as MKKIVVGLFLFFWIGITAQEQKKPYVILVSLDGFRWDYPNYFETPNLDKMAKNGVKAKSMQPSYPTKTFPNHYSIATGLYPDHHGIVNNNFYDPTSKKIFTLKNESKKNSEFYGGNPIWNLAEEQGVKAACFYWPGSDTGVKSASIFKEYDESVSYENRINTVIDWLNLPEAERPHLITLYFDQPDETGHNHGPLSEENKKMVPKVDAVIGQLMQKLDSLPIGKEINLIVLSDHGMAPISNDKKVALLEYIKPEWLGYAAVINPIMSIETKPVYKDSIAKALKKVPHIKWYPSNKVPKRLHYGTNPRALDFVIEAQKGYSLVNKKDQKITGGTHGYDNKMKEMQAIFYAKGPNFKTDKKVKSFRNVSVYPLIAAILGLKTEAIDGDFDEVKAMLK; from the coding sequence ATGAAAAAAATAGTGGTAGGCTTATTCCTTTTCTTCTGGATAGGAATTACAGCTCAAGAACAAAAAAAACCGTATGTAATTTTGGTGTCCTTAGACGGATTTAGATGGGATTATCCCAACTATTTTGAAACGCCAAATCTTGATAAAATGGCAAAGAATGGAGTAAAAGCCAAGTCGATGCAACCCAGTTATCCTACCAAGACTTTTCCCAATCATTACTCAATTGCTACAGGATTATATCCAGACCATCACGGAATTGTAAATAATAATTTTTACGACCCCACTTCAAAAAAAATATTTACCCTAAAAAACGAATCCAAGAAAAACAGCGAATTTTATGGTGGGAATCCTATTTGGAATCTAGCAGAAGAACAAGGGGTTAAAGCTGCTTGTTTCTATTGGCCGGGTTCAGACACAGGAGTTAAAAGCGCAAGCATATTCAAAGAATATGACGAATCGGTTAGTTACGAAAACAGAATCAATACCGTAATCGATTGGCTTAATCTGCCCGAAGCGGAGCGTCCTCACTTAATCACACTCTATTTTGACCAACCCGATGAAACAGGACATAATCACGGACCTTTGTCAGAAGAAAACAAAAAAATGGTACCCAAAGTTGATGCCGTTATTGGGCAACTGATGCAAAAATTAGACTCACTTCCCATCGGAAAAGAAATCAATCTAATCGTACTCTCAGACCACGGAATGGCACCCATTAGCAATGACAAAAAAGTAGCACTACTAGAATACATAAAACCAGAATGGCTAGGATATGCTGCAGTCATCAATCCGATTATGAGCATTGAAACCAAACCAGTTTATAAAGATTCGATTGCGAAAGCCTTAAAAAAAGTGCCTCATATCAAATGGTATCCTTCAAATAAAGTGCCTAAACGACTGCATTATGGAACAAATCCTCGAGCACTCGATTTTGTAATTGAAGCCCAAAAAGGGTATAGTTTAGTCAACAAAAAGGACCAAAAAATCACTGGAGGCACACACGGCTACGATAATAAAATGAAAGAAATGCAAGCTATTTTTTATGCCAAAGGCCCTAATTTCAAAACGGATAAAAAAGTAAAATCTTTCCGTAATGTGAGTGTGTATCCACTTATCGCAGCAATCCTAGGATTAAAAACCGAAGCTATAGATGGCGATTTCGATGAGGTAAAAGCGATGTTAAAATAG
- a CDS encoding pseudouridine synthase: protein MHHHFILHKPYGYLSQFIYELKRKKRLLGELFDFPEGTMAIGRLDEDSEGLLLLTTDGKVSEQIRSKKVDKEYYVQVDGVITPEAIEQIKRGVEIGFNGTKYMTKPCEAFILNEIPNFGPRGKKIRDERHGPTSWTSIIVNEGKFRQVRKMTAAVGFPTLRLVRVRIGTVQLDNLQAGEVREVKSFEIAIPKS from the coding sequence ATGCACCACCATTTTATTCTTCATAAACCTTATGGCTATCTGAGTCAATTTATTTATGAACTCAAACGAAAGAAACGTTTACTAGGGGAGCTCTTCGATTTTCCAGAAGGCACGATGGCAATCGGTCGTTTAGATGAAGATTCAGAAGGATTGCTATTGTTGACAACAGACGGAAAAGTCAGTGAGCAAATTAGAAGTAAGAAGGTGGATAAAGAATATTATGTTCAAGTGGATGGTGTAATCACTCCCGAAGCTATTGAACAGATTAAAAGGGGAGTTGAAATAGGTTTCAATGGAACCAAATATATGACCAAGCCTTGCGAAGCTTTTATTTTGAATGAAATCCCTAATTTTGGCCCACGCGGTAAGAAAATTAGAGACGAAAGACACGGCCCCACTTCTTGGACTTCGATTATAGTCAATGAAGGAAAATTTCGTCAAGTACGCAAAATGACGGCTGCTGTAGGTTTTCCCACCTTGCGATTGGTTCGCGTCCGAATTGGAACAGTACAATTAGATAATTTACAAGCCGGAGAAGTACG